The genomic interval AAATCACGACGATACGACGCTTTACTCTTGCCGCCCTGTCATTGCTTGCCGTGGCCAACGCGCAAGCGCAGGAAGCCACCGGCGCGGGCGCCAGTTTTCCCGCGCCGCTGTACGCCAAGTGGGCGGCGGATTACTACCAGGCCACGGGCGTGAAAATCAATTACCAGTCGATCGGCTCCAGCGCGGGCCTGCGCCAGGTCGAAGCCGGAACGGTGGACTTCGGCGCTTCCGACATGCCCCTGAAAGACGAAGAGCTGGCGCAAAGAAAGCTGGTGCAATTCCCCACCGTCATCGGTGGTGTGGTGCCCGTAGTCAATATCAAGGGCATCGAGCCCGGGCAACTCAAGCTCACCGGACAAGTGCTGGGCGATATTTATCTGGGCAAGATCACCCGCTGGAACGATGCGGCGATCAAGGCCATCAACCCTGGACTGAACCTGCCCGATGCGGTCATCGCTCCCGTGCGCCGCGCGGACGGCTCCGGCACCAGCTTCATCCTCACCAACTACCTTTCCAAGGTCAACGTCGAGTGGAAGGCCAGGGTGGGCGAAGGCACGGCGGTGAATTGGCCCTTGGGCGCGGGCGGCAAGGGCAATGAAGGCGTGGCCGCCTTTGTCGGGCGCCTGCCGAACTCGATCGGCTATGTCGAATACGCCTACGTCAAGCAGAACAGGCTGAACTTCGTGCAAATGCAGAATGCCGAAGGGTTCTTCGTAGCCCCCGATGATACGAGCTTCAAGGCGGCCGCCGCCCTGGTCGACTGGTCCAAAAGCTTCTACCAGATCCTGACCAATCAGCCGGGCAAAAGTGCGTGGCCTTTGACGGGCGCGACATTCATCCTGCTGCAGAAAACCCAGGACAAGCCCGAGCAGGCGGCGACGAGCCTGAAGTTTTTCGACTGGGCCTACAACACCGGCGATGCGACCGCCGCCAGGCTGGATTACGTCCCCATGCCCGAAAACGTGAAAAAGACGATTTACCAGTCCTGGCAGGAGATCAGGGACACTACCGGGAAAGGCATCAAGCTGAAATAATCGAATCCTTTCCCTCTCCATCTCCGCCTGGGGAGGAAGGCATACGCTACGCCCTCCCCAGGATTTTCGGACCCGCTTTCATCGAAGGAACGCCGCGTGCCGTTGTTGCCATTTTCGCGCCCCGCCGCCTGGAATATCCCTCGCCTGCGTCTGCCTCGCGCGCTGGGGGATCGCTTGTTTGCCGGTCTGGCGCATGCGGCGGCCCTGCTGACCCTGGCCTTGCTGCTGGGCATCCTGCTCTCGCTGCTGGTGGGCGCCTGGCCTGCCATCAGCCACTATGGCCTGAGCTTCTTCGTGCGCAGCGCCTGGGATCCGGTGCAGAACGAATATGGCGGTCTGGCCATGATCTACGGCACGCTGGCAACCTCGTTCATCGCGCTGTTGATTGCCGTGCCGGTGAGCTTCGGCATCGCCCTGTTCCTCACCGAGCTGTCGCCCGCCTGGCTCAAGCGCCCCCTGGGCACGGCAATCGAGCTGCTGGCCGCCGTGCCCTCCATCGTTTACGGCATGTGGGGACTGATGGTGTTCGGCCCCATCCTGGCGCGCTTCGTGCAGCAGCCCCTGCAAGCGGCGTTCGACGGCGTGCCGTATCTGGCGGCCCTGGTTTCCGGCCCGCCCGTGGGCATCGGCATGCTGGCCGCGGGCATCATCCTGGCCATCATGATCATTCCGTTCATCGCCTCGGTGATGCGCGATGTGTTTGAACTCACCCCCGCCCTGCTCAAGGAATCGGCCTACGGTCTGGGCGCGACGACCTGGGAAGTGGTGTGGAAGGTGGTGCTGCCCTATACCAGGACAGGCGTGCTGGGCGGCGTGATGCTGGGGCTGGGACGCGCCCTGGGCGAAACCATGGCGGTCACTTTCGTCATCGGCAACATGAACCAGATGGATTCGCTCTCGCTGTTCGAGGCGGCCAACAGCATCACCTCCGCCCTGGCCAATGAGTTTGCCGAAGCGGGCGAGGGCCTGCACCAGGCTTCCCTGATCTACCTCGGCCTGGTGTTGTTCTTCATCACCTTCGTGGTGCTGGCGCTCTCGAAGCTGCTGCTGGGCCGTTTGCAGCAGAACGAAGGGAAGCGCGCATGAGCGCGGCGATGGTTCCGGCTTCGCAGCGGAAAACACCAAACGCGGCCCAGCGCCAGGCGCTCTATGCCAGGCGCAAGCGCATCAACGCACTGGCCCTGACGCTCTCCCTGCTGGCCATGGCCTTCGGGATGTTCTGGCTGGTGTGGATCCTGTGGGAGACCTTGCGCCTTGGGCTGGGTGGATTGGGCCTGGGGCTGGCGCTATTCACGCAAATGACGCCGCCCCCCAATGAGGCCGGAGGTCTGGCCAACGCCCTGTTCGGCTCGGCGCTGATGGTCTCGCTGGCCACCTTGCTGGGCACGCCCATCGGCATCATGGCCGGGGTGTATCTGGCCGAATATGCGCCGCGCGGACGTCTGGCGGGCATCACGCGCTTCGTCAATGACATCCTGCTCTCGGCACCGAGCATCGTCATCGGCCTGTTCGTCTATGCCGTGGTGGTGGCGCGATTCAAAAGTTTCTCGGGCTATGCGGGCATCCTGGCCCTGGCCCTGATCGTCATTCCCGTGGTGATACGCACCACCGAGAACATGCTGCTGCTGGTGCCGGCCAGCCTGCGCGAAGCGGCCTATGCCCTGGGCACGCCGAAGTGGAAAGTCATCAGCCGCATCACCCTCAAGGCGGCGCGGGCCGGCGTGATCACGGGGGTGCTGCTGGCCGTGGCGCGCATCGCCGGCGAGACCGCGCCGCTCCTGTTCACTTCGCTCAACAACCAGTTCTGGAGCGCGGATCTGAGCCGCCCCATGGCCAGCCTGCCGGTGACGATCTTCAAGTTCGCCATGAGTCCCTACGAAAACTGGCAGCAACTGGCCTGGGCGGCGGTTTTCCTGATCACCCTGGCGGTACTGGCCCTGAACATCCTGGCGCGCGTGCTGGCGCGGCAAAAATGAGGAGTCTGCGAAACATGACGGCAGCGAATGCGCATGCACACCCCGGCGCGGAACGACCCAAGCTGGCGGTGCGCGACCTGAATTTCTACTACGGCAAGTTTCACGCCCTCAAGGACATCAACCTGGACATTCCGCAGCACAAGGTGACGGCCTTCATCGGCCCTTCCGGCTGCGGCAAGTCCACCCTGCTGCGCACCTTCAACCGCATGTTTGAGCTTTACCCCGAGCAGCGCGCCCAGGGGCAGATCCTGCTCGATGGCGAAGACCTGCTCTCCAGCCGCCAGGACGTGGCCCTGATCCGCGCCAAGGTGGGGATGGTGTTCCAGAAGCCCACGCCTTTTCCCATGTCGATCTACGACAACATCGCCTTCGGCGTGAAGCTGTTCGAGCGACTGAACGGCAGCGACATGGACGATCGCGTGGAATGGGCGCTGAGGAAGGCGGCGCTGTGGGACGAAGTCAGGGACAAGCTGCAGCAGAACGGCGCCAGCCTCTCCGGCGGGCAGCAGCAGCGCCTGTGCATCGCGCGCGGCATCGCCATCCATCCCGAATTGCTGCTGCTCGACGAACCTTGTTCGGCGCTCGACCCCATTTCCACGGCCAAGGTCGAAGAGCTGATCGCCGAACTGAAGGCCGATCACACCATCGTCATCGTCACCCATAACATGCAGCAGGCGGCGCGCTGCAGCGATTACACGGCCTATATGTACCTGGGCAGCCTGATGGAATTCGGCGCCACGGAACAACTGTTCTTCAAGCCGCAGCGCAAGGAAACCGAAGACTACATCACCGGCCGTTTCGGCTGATCGCAGGAGCACGACATGAGCGACAAGCACCTTTCTTCCCAGTTCGACAGCGAACTCAACCAGGTCTCGGCCCGCGTCATGGAACTGGGCGGGCTGGTGGAGGAGCAGATCCGCCAGGCCATCCATGCGCTCTCGCAATTCAGCACCGCCGCCGTGGAGCAGGTGCACGCGCTGGAGCGGCGCGTCAATGCCATGGAAATCGAAATCGACCACGAGCTGTCCACCATCATTGCCCGCCGCCAACCCACGGCGCGCGACCTGCGGCTGCTGATCGCCTTTTCCAAGGCCACCGCCAATCTGGAACGCATGGGCGACGAAGCCACGCGCATGGCGCGCATGGTGCGTTCCATCATCGCCAGCGGCGCGGCGCGTTCCCTGCCGTCGCGCGACTTGCGGGTGGCGGCGGAACTGGCCTCGGGCCTGCTGCGCAAGGCGCTGGACGCCTTCGCCCGCCTCGACACCAAGGCGGCGGTGGCGATCCTGAAAGAGGACGATCTCATCGACCACGAGTTCGACGGCTTCGTGCGCAAGCTCATCACCTACATGATGGAAGACCCACGCACCATTTCGGCCAGTCTGGATCTGCTGTTTCTGGCCAAAGCCATCGAGCGCATCGGCGACCACTCGAAAAACGTGGCCGAACTGATCATCTACCTGGTGGAAGGCAAGGACGTACGCCACACCACCCTGGCCGAAATCGAATCCGTCGTGCGCTGAGCGAGGAGCGAAAGCATGCGCAAACTCCCCCGCGTGTTGATCGTCGAAGACGAGGCCGCGATTGCCGAGCTGATTGCCGTCAATCTGCGCCACAACGGCTTCGAGCCGGTATGGGTGGAAGACGGCGCGGCGGCGCAGCGCAGCATGGATGCCGT from Sterolibacterium denitrificans carries:
- the pstS gene encoding phosphate ABC transporter substrate-binding protein PstS, with translation MKITTIRRFTLAALSLLAVANAQAQEATGAGASFPAPLYAKWAADYYQATGVKINYQSIGSSAGLRQVEAGTVDFGASDMPLKDEELAQRKLVQFPTVIGGVVPVVNIKGIEPGQLKLTGQVLGDIYLGKITRWNDAAIKAINPGLNLPDAVIAPVRRADGSGTSFILTNYLSKVNVEWKARVGEGTAVNWPLGAGGKGNEGVAAFVGRLPNSIGYVEYAYVKQNRLNFVQMQNAEGFFVAPDDTSFKAAAALVDWSKSFYQILTNQPGKSAWPLTGATFILLQKTQDKPEQAATSLKFFDWAYNTGDATAARLDYVPMPENVKKTIYQSWQEIRDTTGKGIKLK
- the pstC gene encoding phosphate ABC transporter permease subunit PstC; protein product: MPLLPFSRPAAWNIPRLRLPRALGDRLFAGLAHAAALLTLALLLGILLSLLVGAWPAISHYGLSFFVRSAWDPVQNEYGGLAMIYGTLATSFIALLIAVPVSFGIALFLTELSPAWLKRPLGTAIELLAAVPSIVYGMWGLMVFGPILARFVQQPLQAAFDGVPYLAALVSGPPVGIGMLAAGIILAIMIIPFIASVMRDVFELTPALLKESAYGLGATTWEVVWKVVLPYTRTGVLGGVMLGLGRALGETMAVTFVIGNMNQMDSLSLFEAANSITSALANEFAEAGEGLHQASLIYLGLVLFFITFVVLALSKLLLGRLQQNEGKRA
- the pstA gene encoding phosphate ABC transporter permease PstA, with the protein product MVPASQRKTPNAAQRQALYARRKRINALALTLSLLAMAFGMFWLVWILWETLRLGLGGLGLGLALFTQMTPPPNEAGGLANALFGSALMVSLATLLGTPIGIMAGVYLAEYAPRGRLAGITRFVNDILLSAPSIVIGLFVYAVVVARFKSFSGYAGILALALIVIPVVIRTTENMLLLVPASLREAAYALGTPKWKVISRITLKAARAGVITGVLLAVARIAGETAPLLFTSLNNQFWSADLSRPMASLPVTIFKFAMSPYENWQQLAWAAVFLITLAVLALNILARVLARQK
- the phoU gene encoding phosphate signaling complex protein PhoU is translated as MSDKHLSSQFDSELNQVSARVMELGGLVEEQIRQAIHALSQFSTAAVEQVHALERRVNAMEIEIDHELSTIIARRQPTARDLRLLIAFSKATANLERMGDEATRMARMVRSIIASGAARSLPSRDLRVAAELASGLLRKALDAFARLDTKAAVAILKEDDLIDHEFDGFVRKLITYMMEDPRTISASLDLLFLAKAIERIGDHSKNVAELIIYLVEGKDVRHTTLAEIESVVR
- the pstB gene encoding phosphate ABC transporter ATP-binding protein PstB → MTAANAHAHPGAERPKLAVRDLNFYYGKFHALKDINLDIPQHKVTAFIGPSGCGKSTLLRTFNRMFELYPEQRAQGQILLDGEDLLSSRQDVALIRAKVGMVFQKPTPFPMSIYDNIAFGVKLFERLNGSDMDDRVEWALRKAALWDEVRDKLQQNGASLSGGQQQRLCIARGIAIHPELLLLDEPCSALDPISTAKVEELIAELKADHTIVIVTHNMQQAARCSDYTAYMYLGSLMEFGATEQLFFKPQRKETEDYITGRFG